A region of Aquarana catesbeiana isolate 2022-GZ linkage group LG08, ASM4218655v1, whole genome shotgun sequence DNA encodes the following proteins:
- the CLP1 gene encoding polyribonucleotide 5'-hydroxyl-kinase Clp1, with the protein MSEDVLGGTSEASSPWPSSTPSVPSTKFELDRETELRLEVEGSAPVQVELVSGLAEVFGTELVKNKKYTFPPGSRAAVFTWHGCTVQLFGSPDTAYVSKDTPMLLYLNTHVALEQMRVQAEREGERGPRVLVAGPSDVGKSTLCRLLLNYAVRIGRRPAMVELDVGQGSVSVPGTVGALCVERPADVEEGFSTQAPLIYHFGSTTPGTNIKLYNKLTSRLAQVFNLRCDSNRRAAVSGCIINTCGWVKGGGYQAIIHAASAFEVDVVIVLDQERLYNDLHRDLPHFVHTILLPKSGGASERSKECRRESRDQRVREYFYGPRGSLYPHAFEVKFSEVKVYKVGAPSIPDSCLPLGMSQEDNQLKLVPVTPGRDMAHHLLSVVPLEGGLPDESIEEKNVAGFIVSTGVDIERQTLTVLSPAPRPLPKCVLLIMDIRFMDLK; encoded by the exons ATGTCAGAAGATGTCCTTGGCGGGACCTCGGAGGCCAGTAGTCCCTGGCCGTCCTCTACCCCCAGCGTCCCCTCCACCAAGTTCGAGCTGGACAGGGAGACAGAGCTGCGGCTGGAGGTGGAAGGTTCGGCCCCCGTGCAGGTGGAACTGGTGTCGGGCCTCGCCGAGGTGTTCGGCACAGAGCTGGTGAAGAATAAGAAGTACACGTTCCCGCCGGGGAGCCGAGCCGCCGTCTTCACCTGGCATGGGTGCACCGTTCAGCTGTTCGGGAGCCCGGATACGGCTTACGTCTCCAAGGATACCCCCATGCTGCTCTACCTCAACACCCACGTGGCCCTGGAGCAGATGAGGGTACAAGCGGAGCGGGAGGGAGAGCGTGGGCCCCGGGTGCTGGTGGCTGGGCCATCTGACGTGGGTAAATCTACGCTTTGCCGTCTACTCTTAAACTATGCGGTGAGGATCGGACGGCGCCCAGCCATGGTGGAACTAGATGTCGGGCAGGGTTCAGTGTCAGTGCCTGGGACAGTCGGTGCTCTGTGTGTGGAACGGCCAGCTGATGTGGAGGAAGGATTCTCGACTCAGGCTCCGCTCATTTATCACTTTGGCTCCACTACGCCGGGGACTAACATCAAGCTCTACAACAAG CTGACCTCCCGCCTGGCTCAGGTCTTCAACCTGCGATGTGACTCCAATCGTCGAGCTGCAGTCAGCGGCTGCATCATTAATACTTGCGGTTGGGTCAAAGGCGGTGGCTATCAAGCCATAATACACGCTGCTTCGGCTTTTGAAGTGGATGTCGTGATCGTGCTGGACCAAGAACGTCTGTACAACGACCTCCACCGAGACCTCCCGCACTTTGTCCATACCATTCTGCTCCCTAAATCTGGCGGAGCATCAGAGAGGTCCAAGGAGTGCCGGAGGGAGTCTAGAGATCAGCGGGTGCGGGAGTACTTCTACGGCCCTCGGGGTTCTCTCTACCCTCACGCCTTCGAGGTGAAGTTCTCCGAGGTTAAGGTCTACAAAGTCGGAGCTCCCTCAATCCCTGATTCTTGCCTTCCCCTGGGCATGTCGCAGGAGGATAATCAGCTGAAACTGGTGCCTGTGACACCGGGCAGAGACATGGCTCACCACCTGCTCAGTGTGGTGCCCCTCGAGGGTGGACTACCAGATGAAAGCATCGAGGAGAAAAACGTGGCAGGGTTCATCGTCAGTACTGGTGTGGACATTGAAAGGCAAACTCTGACGGTACTTTCCCCGGCACCCCGACCTCTGCCCAAATGTGTCCTGCTCATTATGGACATCAGATTCATGGACCTTAAATAA
- the LOC141106596 gene encoding uncharacterized protein gives MDAPRMKKDKPNVTQIILNLTLETIYLLTGEDYEVMKRTSDDGVTSRVPGVLNKSWSHTMNPSPFVIKQEKNDKKILELTNQVIHILTGEVWKYLGKTTLYDYTNLEESPSIQLHDVAHDNPPNCTKVASNFYGDGDHMSFRHDLSAGAHLSDPDISTSVQESLSNQDLLHLEVSKRRPHTQHTSSEDLLHLELSKPGPHTSREDLPHLEVSKPRPHTSREEDLLHLEVSKPRPCTQHTSSEDLLHLEVFKPRLRTQHTSSKEDLLHLEVSKPRPPSQHTSQIDACSHEDRHPGKLGLHCLADDTQYISFVIKEEEEEEGDLPHPDTSTNQLQVTSPEMSAESIMLENLGKNLTSLGNSFNVSPNQENSHQANPSEEPYTRYSVGGDLTTAGYSRNPTDPQVNLSKRLMILQKGKIFFCSECGKSSSWKSALVHHQRIHTGEKPFSCHECGKRFISKSHLILHQRTHTGEKPYSCSECGKSFTCSSHLVTHRRVHTGEKPYSCSECGKSFISSSNLIRHQKFHSGDKPYSCPDCGKCYRYNSDLARHQRRQPDGKLYSCSECAMCYFSKCALAVHLQSHGLAPRVL, from the exons ATGGATGCCCCAAGAATGAAGAAGGACAAGCCTAACGTCACCCAGATAATACTAAATCTCACCCTGGAGaccatctacctgctgaccggagag GACTATGAAGTAATGAAGAGGACATCTGATGATGGTGTCACTTCCCGTGTCCCTGGGGTATTGAACAAGAGCTGGAGCCATACTATGAATCCTTCACCTTTTGTTATAAAACAGGAGAAGAATGACAAGAAAATTCTGGAACTCACCAACCAGGTCATTCACatactgactggagag GTGTGGAAGTATTTGGGAAAAACAACTCTATATGACTACACAAACCTTGAAGAATCTCCGTCTATACAGTTGCATG aTGTGGCTCATGACAATCCACCCAACTGCACCAAGGTGGCATCCAATTTCTATGGTGATGGTGACCATATGTCCTTTAGGCATGATTTATCTGCAGGGGCTCATCTATCAGACCCTGACATCTCCACATCAGTTCAGGAGTCCTTGTCAAATCAAGATCTTCTCCACTTGGAGGTCTCCAAACGAAGACCACATACACAACATACATCTAGTGAAGATCTTCTCCACTTGGAGCTCTCCAAACCTGGACCACATACATCTAGAGAAGATCTTCCCCACTTGGAGGTCTCCAAACCTAGACCACATACATCTAGAGAAGAAGATCTTCTCCACTTGGAGGTCTCCAAACCTAGACCATGTACACAACATACATCTAGTGAAGATCTTCTCCACTTGGAGGTCTTCAAACCTAGACTACGTACACAACATACATCTAGTAAAGAAGATCTTCTCCACTTGGAGGTCTCCAAACCAAGACCACCTTCACAACATACATCTCAAATTGATGCATGCTCACATGAAGACAGGCATCCAGGAAAGCTTGGTCTTCATTGCCTTGCAGATGATACTCAATACATATCTTTCGTcattaaggaggaggaggaggaagaaggagatctACCACACCCAGACACATCCACCAATCAATTACAGGTCACATCTCCAGAAATGTCAGCTGAATCGATTATGTTGGAAAATTTAGGTAAAAATTTGACTTCCCTTGGGAACAGTTTTAATGTCTCACCAAACCAGGAAAACTCACATCAAGCCAACCCCAGTGAGGAACCATATACTCGTTATAGTGTCGGTGGCGATTTGACTACAGCTGGGTACTCCAGAAACCCTACTGACCCACAGGTGAATCTCAGCAAGCGTCTGATGATTCTCCAGAAAGGAAAAATCTTCTTCTGCTCAGAGTGTGGAAAATCATCCTCCTGGAAGTCGGCATTAGTCCATCACCAGCgcattcacacaggagagaagccgttttCTTGCCATGAGTGCGGGAAACGCTTTATTAGTAAGTCCCACCTCATTCTACACCAAAGGACTCAtacgggagagaagccatattcatgtTCGGAGTGTGGAAAGTCCTTCACCTGCAGCTCGCACCTTGTTACGCACAGAAGggttcacacgggagagaagccttattcctgctctgagtgcggCAAAAGCTTCATCAGCAGCTCAAACCTCATCCGGCACCAGAAGTTTCACTCCGGAGACAAGCCGTATTCGTGCCCGGACTGCGGCAAATGCTACCGATACAACTCCGACCTGGCTAGGCACCAGAGGAGGCAGCCTGATGGAAAACTGTACTCTTGCTCAGAGTGTGCAATGTGTTATTTTAGCAAATGCGCCCTTGCTGTGCATCTACAAAGTCATGGACTGGCTCCCCGTGTTCTGTAG